One genomic segment of Nitrospirota bacterium includes these proteins:
- a CDS encoding HDOD domain-containing protein, producing the protein MTADDVKRFIKGLRDLSTLPVLLEKIITLTNDENSDIDELDDAISFDQALAQRVLRVANSAFFGHSGQIRDIHQAVLFLGVNRVKATALGMSVLDVFPARASINVQNLWVHSYEVAFLSSVISGGISITQPQECFVSGLLHDVGRIIFYTLDRDRFAGIETTDTMLEQETAAFGCTHAEAGGWFGEEIGLPGEIVSTIRYHHKPSQVREGREVASIVSLAEGLSRQFSPHLEDDGIWTPEHDAILLEFSLHDADLRLFAERFRESRPEIEKIFAPSKT; encoded by the coding sequence ATGACCGCAGACGACGTCAAACGCTTCATCAAAGGCCTCAGGGACCTGTCCACGCTGCCCGTCCTGCTCGAGAAGATCATCACCCTCACCAACGATGAGAATTCGGACATCGACGAACTCGACGACGCGATTTCCTTCGACCAGGCGCTTGCCCAGCGCGTCCTGCGCGTGGCCAACTCGGCGTTCTTCGGCCACTCAGGACAGATCAGGGATATCCACCAGGCAGTCCTGTTCCTCGGCGTGAACCGGGTGAAGGCCACGGCTCTCGGCATGTCCGTGCTCGATGTTTTCCCGGCCCGCGCGTCGATCAACGTGCAGAACCTCTGGGTGCACAGCTACGAGGTCGCCTTTCTTTCCTCGGTCATCTCCGGAGGCATTTCGATCACGCAACCGCAGGAGTGCTTCGTTTCCGGACTGCTGCATGATGTGGGAAGGATCATCTTCTATACCCTGGATAGGGACCGCTTTGCAGGGATCGAGACCACGGACACCATGCTCGAGCAGGAGACTGCGGCATTCGGGTGCACCCACGCCGAAGCCGGCGGCTGGTTCGGCGAAGAGATCGGCCTTCCCGGTGAGATCGTCTCGACCATCCGGTATCACCACAAGCCGTCCCAGGTCCGGGAAGGCCGGGAAGTCGCGTCCATCGTATCGCTCGCCGAAGGCCTTTCCCGCCAGTTCAGCCCCCATCTCGAAGACGACGGCATATGGACGCCCGAACATGATGCGATCCTGCTGGAGTTCTCCCTGCATGATGCGGATCTCCGGTTGTTCGCCGAGCGCTTCAGGGAGTCCAGGCCGGAGATCGAAAAGATCTTCGCTCCATCCAAAACCTGA